In the genome of Hydrogenophaga sp. PBL-H3, the window CCGCACGTGCCGAAACTGCCCGCTGCGGCCACCACGTTGCCGCTGTCTCCGCATCCGCCGTAGGAGGCGGCCCAGTTCGTTGCGGCCTGGGCTGAAGCTCCTGCGAGCAGCAGGCAGGCTGCAGCAAGTGTTGAAAAGTAGTTTGAAAGATTGATTTGTTTGTTCATAGAAAGTATTTAAATAGTCAAAAAGAAGTAATTAATAAGATGGCATGCAGGAACCGGGCCAGATCAGAAAGTGCTTGGACAATCAAACAGTTACCGCATGCTGTCGAGCTCCATGAACTTGGGCTGTAAAGAATCCCGACGTCAGTTCAGGGACTTCAGCAGTTGCTCCGCGTCCCCGGCACCTTCAAACGGGCGTCCGGATTTCATGGCTTCTCGCAACTCTTCCAAGGCTTCGCCTTGGCGGCCAGTCTGCACCAGCACCTTGGCCAGGTGATAGCGGATTTCCGGGTTGGCAGGCTCCCTCAGACGGGCATCGCGCAGCAAGCTCAGAGCCAGATCGTGCTGGCCGAAATGGTGGTGTGCCCAGCCCAGTGTGTCGATCACCAGGGCGTTGGTGGGTGCCAGGCCATGCGCCTTCTCGGCGGTTTGGAGCGCGCCCTTGTCACCGAGCTTCAGTTGCACGTTGGCCAGATTGTTGAGTGCAGACACATCTTGCGGCTGGAACAGGAGCAGCGCCTGGTAGGAATGGCCTGCGTCGGTGTACCGGCCAGCCCGCGCATGCAGGCCGGCCAGGGCGTGCAGAACGACCGCGTCTTTGGGCATCTGACGAAGCCGCTGGGTGGCGGCTTCCCGGGCGCCCTTGTCGTTGCCCTGCGTTTCCAGCGTCTGCATGAGCCGCAGGGTGGTGCCGCTCGAAGGCTCCACGGCGTGTGCCTTGCGAAACGCTTCCAGCGCTGGGCCCGGGTGGTTTTGAGCGCTGGCGAGATCCCCCATCAGCATGTGACCGACTGCCCGACGCGGATGCTTCTGCACGATGCTGCGCGCACGCTGCTCCGCCTTGGCAACCTCACCGCGCTGGAACTCCACACGAGCCATCAGCACCTGCGCGGGCAAGGAGTCGGGCTGGCCGGTGAGGGCCTTGTCCAGGCTGTAGTACGCACCATCTGGGTTGTGTGCCGCCAGTTGCTGGGACGCGATGTCCACCTGCAGATCGGCGTCGAAGTCGGCCAGGCGGGTGGCTCTGCCGAGGGTGCCGCGTGCACCTTGGGCGTCGCCCATGGCCAACTGAGCGCGGCTGTAGAGCAGCAGACCCGTGATGTTGTCGGACGATTTCCCCTGCGCGATCCTGGCCTCGGCCAGCGCTTGCTCTGGCCGACCAGCGCGCAGATGAAGGTCCACCAGTGCCAGGTTCCATCGAAGCTCGCGCGGGCCCGAGTTGTCCCGGGCTTTCTCCAGCCAGGTTTGCGCTTCAGCGGCTTTGCCGCGCAGGTCGGCCACGCGGGCCATCTCGGCCAGGGCTTCGGTGTTGCGCGGGTTGGCCTTGAGCAGCCTCGTGAGGCGCTGTTCGGCCGCATGGAGTGCGCGCGCCTCCAGGTCGAGTCGCACCAGATGGAGCTGGGCCTGGGTGAGTTCGGGTGAGAGTTGGGCGGCTTTCTCGAACGAGGCGCGAGCGGCCTGAGCGTCGCCGTTCTGCACCAGAGCCATGCCGAGCAGCTTGTGCAGGCTGGCGTTGGCGGGTTGTTGCTTCACCAGCGTCTGGATCAAGGCCAGGCCCTTGGCCTGCTGGCCCTCGTGCAGATACAGCTGTGACAACACGATGGCAGCGGCCAGCTGTTTGGGGTCCTTTTTGTAGGCGGCCTCCAGCTCGGTCAGCGCACCGGTGGTCTGGCCCGAGCCCAGCAGGCTCATGCCGAGGGTGGTCCGGTAGTCGGCCAAATCCTGCAACTTGATCGTTTGCTGCATGAGGGCGGCGGCTCGCGCGTGTTTGCCTTGGGCGATGTAGACCGAGCCCAGCAGGTTGCTGGCCAGGCCATCGCCTGGCTGGCTTTTCAGGTAGTTCTCCAGCAAGGTGCCTGCCTCGTTCACGCTGCCCGTGCTGAGGTAGATGCGCGCCAGCAGTCGGCTGACCGGGCTGTTCGGTTGGGTGCGCAGGAATGCTTCCAGGTATTGCCGGGCCTTTCCTGGCTCGTTGAGCCCGTGGTGGGCCAGGCCGTTGAGCATGAGCAACTGTGAGCGGTACCGCATGAATGACATGGGGACCGGGTCGAGCAGCGCCGTCACTTCTCGCAGAGCTGCCTGGGCCTCTGGCACACGGCCCTGGCGTTCAGCCAGCAAGGCCTTCAAATAGGAGCCCCGAGGCTCCTTGGGAGAGATGCGCCGCAAGGTGGCCACGTCCCGCACCGCGTCGTCCATCCGGTTGGCGTCCAGGTGGAGGCCGATCTGTGCGATCAGCGCTTCGGCGTGGCCGGCATCCAGCTGCAAGGCCCGGGTGTAGGAGGCCCTCGCACCGTTCAAGTCGCCCTGCACATGCAGGATCGAACCTCTCTGGTAGTGGGCTTCCGCCAGTTGGGGTGCAATGCCCAGCGCGCGATCCGCCGCTTGCAGTGCCTCGGTGAACTGCCTGCTTCGGATCCGGATGGG includes:
- the prsT gene encoding XrtA/PEP-CTERM system TPR-repeat protein PrsT, which produces MAFAQGNMSSPFYEDALQRFEKKDYPGSIIQLKNALKQTPNNLPVQLLLGKALLENGDVVAAEVAFNEALRLGVNRAEVVVQLGQSMVAQGKQQDMLSHPALQPAGLPNGIQLKMHLLRAGAQADLGQTAPALLSIDEARRLDNRSPEVWLAEVPIRIRSRQFTEALQAADRALGIAPQLAEAHYQRGSILHVQGDLNGARASYTRALQLDAGHAEALIAQIGLHLDANRMDDAVRDVATLRRISPKEPRGSYLKALLAERQGRVPEAQAALREVTALLDPVPMSFMRYRSQLLMLNGLAHHGLNEPGKARQYLEAFLRTQPNSPVSRLLARIYLSTGSVNEAGTLLENYLKSQPGDGLASNLLGSVYIAQGKHARAAALMQQTIKLQDLADYRTTLGMSLLGSGQTTGALTELEAAYKKDPKQLAAAIVLSQLYLHEGQQAKGLALIQTLVKQQPANASLHKLLGMALVQNGDAQAARASFEKAAQLSPELTQAQLHLVRLDLEARALHAAEQRLTRLLKANPRNTEALAEMARVADLRGKAAEAQTWLEKARDNSGPRELRWNLALVDLHLRAGRPEQALAEARIAQGKSSDNITGLLLYSRAQLAMGDAQGARGTLGRATRLADFDADLQVDIASQQLAAHNPDGAYYSLDKALTGQPDSLPAQVLMARVEFQRGEVAKAEQRARSIVQKHPRRAVGHMLMGDLASAQNHPGPALEAFRKAHAVEPSSGTTLRLMQTLETQGNDKGAREAATQRLRQMPKDAVVLHALAGLHARAGRYTDAGHSYQALLLFQPQDVSALNNLANVQLKLGDKGALQTAEKAHGLAPTNALVIDTLGWAHHHFGQHDLALSLLRDARLREPANPEIRYHLAKVLVQTGRQGEALEELREAMKSGRPFEGAGDAEQLLKSLN